A window from Thiomonas sp. FB-Cd encodes these proteins:
- a CDS encoding haloacid dehalogenase type II, with protein sequence MRPELISIDAVVFDAYGTLFDTASAARRHAAHLGERWTALAQLWRDKQLQYTWLRALSGQWADFQTVTSDALDFAMDSLGLVDTNLHADLMHAYLTPDPFPDVADTLHRLQQSGKRLGILSNGSAPMLAAAVQHAGLEALLSAVLSVDRVRTFKPHPGVYQLAVDAFELPAHRMLFVSSNGWDAWCAKAYGFRVAWCNRGGLTPERLPASPDQTIPGLAPLPSLLR encoded by the coding sequence ATGCGTCCAGAATTGATCTCGATTGACGCCGTCGTCTTTGACGCCTATGGCACGCTGTTCGACACGGCCAGCGCCGCGCGCCGTCATGCCGCGCACCTCGGGGAGCGCTGGACCGCGCTGGCGCAGCTCTGGCGCGACAAGCAATTGCAATACACCTGGCTGCGCGCACTGAGCGGCCAATGGGCCGATTTCCAGACGGTGACGTCCGATGCACTCGACTTCGCGATGGACAGTCTTGGCCTCGTGGATACGAACTTGCATGCCGATTTGATGCACGCGTATCTCACACCCGATCCATTTCCCGATGTTGCAGACACACTGCATCGTCTGCAGCAAAGCGGCAAGCGCTTGGGCATTTTGTCCAATGGCAGTGCACCGATGCTCGCTGCGGCCGTGCAGCATGCCGGACTCGAGGCCCTGTTGTCTGCCGTCTTGTCGGTCGACCGCGTGCGGACGTTCAAGCCCCACCCTGGGGTGTACCAACTTGCGGTGGACGCCTTCGAACTGCCTGCCCATCGCATGCTCTTCGTTTCCTCCAACGGCTGGGACGCATGGTGTGCCAAGGCTTATGGGTTTCGCGTCGCGTGGTGCAACCGCGGCGGCCTCACGCCAGAGCGCCTGCCGGCTTCGCCAGACCAGACGATCCCGGGACTGGCGCCCCTGCCGTCCCTTTTGCGATGA
- a CDS encoding DEAD/DEAH box helicase yields the protein MNTQSPAFDAAIEPIQRYSDLGLDARLLKAVADMGYETLTPIQQRAIPIVLSGRDVMGAAQTGTGKTAAFSLPILQKLLPLASTSVSPARHPVRALVLAPTRELADQVFTNIQAYARHTPLRSTCVFGGMDMAPQTAALRLGVELLVATPGRLLDHLEAKTVNLSQVQFVVLDEADRMLDIGFLPDLQRILAYLPKQRTTLLFSATFSGEIKRLAQSYLQDPVLVEVARPNATATNVEQLVYKVTEDSKHAALLQLLREHDLKQTLVFVNSRLGASRLARILERDGLKAQAMHGDKSQAERLATLDAFKRNEVEVLVATDVAARGLDIVELPGVINYDVPFSAEDYVHRIGRTGRAGASGLAITLATERDSRSLGDIEKLIKRGIEVRTLALEPRSSRRPAPAERGTVVTSTTAPGRHGSSPRTAARDPWFDKPYEADPDAKPAWEDSTSLPARGAMSSNIRQRRKVAALLGGKPSTK from the coding sequence ATGAACACCCAATCTCCAGCTTTTGACGCCGCCATCGAGCCCATTCAGCGCTACAGCGATCTGGGACTGGACGCGCGGCTTCTCAAAGCTGTTGCCGACATGGGGTACGAAACGCTCACGCCGATTCAACAGCGAGCCATCCCCATCGTACTGTCAGGGCGCGATGTCATGGGTGCAGCGCAGACCGGTACCGGCAAAACGGCGGCGTTTTCGCTGCCCATCCTCCAAAAGCTCCTGCCATTGGCCTCCACCAGTGTCTCTCCGGCCCGCCACCCGGTGCGTGCGTTGGTGCTGGCTCCCACGCGTGAACTGGCCGACCAGGTTTTCACCAACATCCAGGCCTATGCACGGCACACGCCGTTACGCAGCACGTGCGTGTTCGGGGGCATGGACATGGCGCCACAGACGGCGGCGTTGCGGCTGGGCGTGGAACTGCTGGTGGCAACCCCAGGACGGCTGCTCGATCATCTGGAAGCCAAGACAGTCAACCTTTCGCAGGTGCAGTTCGTTGTCCTGGACGAAGCCGATCGCATGTTGGACATTGGCTTCCTGCCCGACTTGCAGCGCATCTTGGCCTATTTGCCCAAGCAACGCACGACGTTGCTGTTCTCGGCTACCTTCTCGGGAGAAATCAAGCGCCTGGCGCAAAGCTATCTGCAGGATCCGGTGTTGGTGGAGGTGGCACGACCCAATGCGACGGCCACGAATGTCGAGCAGTTGGTCTACAAGGTCACCGAAGACAGCAAGCACGCCGCACTCCTGCAGCTGCTGCGCGAGCATGATCTCAAGCAGACCCTCGTCTTCGTCAACAGCCGATTGGGTGCGAGCAGATTGGCGCGCATCCTCGAGCGCGATGGGCTCAAGGCGCAGGCGATGCACGGCGACAAGTCTCAGGCGGAGCGCTTGGCCACGCTGGACGCGTTCAAGCGCAACGAGGTCGAAGTGCTTGTTGCAACGGATGTGGCGGCTCGAGGTTTGGACATTGTCGAGTTACCAGGTGTGATCAATTACGACGTGCCATTCAGCGCCGAGGACTATGTGCACCGCATTGGGCGCACGGGCCGCGCAGGGGCGTCGGGCCTCGCAATCACGCTGGCCACGGAACGCGACAGCCGGTCGCTCGGCGATATCGAAAAGCTCATCAAGCGCGGAATTGAAGTGCGCACCCTAGCGCTGGAGCCGCGCTCCAGCCGGCGCCCGGCACCTGCGGAGCGCGGGACTGTCGTCACCTCCACGACTGCGCCTGGACGTCATGGCAGCAGTCCCCGCACGGCCGCGCGTGATCCATGGTTCGACAAACCCTACGAAGCGGATCCGGACGCCAAACCGGCTTGGGAAGACAGCACCAGTCTGCCAGCCCGTGGCGCCATGTCGTCGAACATCCGCCAACGTCGTAAAGTCGCTGCCCTTCTCGGCGGCAAGCCTTCAACGAAGTAA
- a CDS encoding TetR/AcrR family transcriptional regulator, translating to MPRPRTFDQDTVIDAAVGAFWQGGLGATSVDDVLQATGLARSSLYSSFGNKNDILRLAIDRYVDRQIVELDQAFRGRSLHEALEGIFLDIARRNNDGRGCLLINSVNELRGADDGAAQAVRSGFARMAKNIAKLVERAQPHQESPAGIAAEIIGAIAGLRTLQKTGLPPAVVRETARRFARNIAER from the coding sequence ATGCCGAGACCCCGAACCTTTGATCAAGACACCGTCATCGATGCCGCAGTCGGCGCATTCTGGCAAGGCGGGTTGGGCGCAACCAGCGTTGACGACGTGCTTCAGGCCACGGGGCTGGCGCGTTCATCGCTGTACAGCAGCTTTGGCAACAAAAATGACATCCTGCGGCTGGCGATCGACCGTTACGTCGATCGCCAGATTGTGGAGTTGGATCAGGCATTTCGAGGCCGCTCTCTGCACGAAGCGCTCGAGGGTATTTTTCTAGACATCGCGCGTCGCAACAACGATGGCAGAGGCTGTTTGCTGATCAACAGCGTGAATGAGTTGCGGGGTGCGGACGACGGAGCAGCCCAGGCGGTGCGCTCGGGCTTCGCACGCATGGCCAAGAACATTGCGAAATTGGTCGAGCGTGCGCAGCCGCATCAGGAGAGCCCGGCCGGCATTGCCGCCGAAATCATCGGCGCCATCGCCGGTCTGCGTACTTTGCAAAAAACCGGATTACCCCCTGCAGTGGTACGTGAGACGGCTCGGCGCTTCGCACGCAATATCGCTGAGCGCTAA
- the gluQRS gene encoding tRNA glutamyl-Q(34) synthetase GluQRS: MVAALRRLQRPGAHAFHVDALWAVSYVGRFAPSPTGALHRGSLAAALASWLDARAHDGQWVVRIEDIDAQRCKPGADAEILRQLAGCGLVPDGPVWWQSQRTTAYDAALENLLAGRQAYPCACSRTDIEGTLRGQGHEIQPLGERVYPGTCRAGLAGRKARAWRLRLPDADQCLVRWVDARLGERLEQVDRITGDFVLKRADGLWAYQLAVVVDDAAQGVNHVVRGEDLAASTARQILLQRALRLPTPSYLHVALVRDGHGRKLSKQDGAQPFVPGYQAICAAATHLGLRPAGKTLGELLQSSVAQWRQGRRQSPRASLGDDLLR, encoded by the coding sequence ATGGTCGCCGCATTGCGGCGGCTGCAGCGGCCCGGGGCGCATGCCTTCCACGTTGATGCGTTGTGGGCCGTGAGTTACGTCGGGCGATTTGCTCCATCCCCAACAGGTGCACTGCACCGGGGTTCGTTGGCGGCAGCGCTGGCCTCCTGGCTCGACGCAAGGGCGCACGACGGTCAGTGGGTGGTGCGCATCGAGGACATCGACGCGCAGCGTTGCAAGCCGGGTGCCGATGCCGAGATCCTTCGGCAGCTCGCCGGCTGCGGGCTTGTACCGGATGGACCCGTGTGGTGGCAGTCCCAGCGCACCACGGCCTACGACGCTGCGCTGGAGAACCTGCTTGCCGGCCGGCAGGCCTACCCCTGTGCGTGCTCCCGCACGGACATTGAAGGGACCCTGCGTGGGCAGGGCCATGAAATCCAGCCCTTGGGCGAGCGCGTTTATCCCGGAACCTGCCGAGCAGGCCTCGCTGGACGCAAGGCGCGAGCGTGGCGGCTGCGCTTGCCCGATGCCGACCAGTGCCTTGTGCGGTGGGTGGATGCTCGTTTGGGGGAACGGCTCGAACAGGTTGACAGGATCACCGGCGATTTCGTGCTCAAGAGGGCGGATGGTCTGTGGGCTTACCAGCTTGCCGTGGTGGTCGATGATGCGGCGCAGGGCGTCAACCACGTCGTACGCGGCGAAGATCTTGCCGCGTCAACGGCCAGGCAAATCCTGCTGCAACGCGCGCTGCGCTTGCCCACGCCATCGTATTTGCACGTTGCGCTTGTGCGCGATGGGCATGGACGCAAGCTTTCCAAGCAGGATGGCGCGCAGCCTTTCGTGCCCGGGTACCAGGCCATATGTGCAGCCGCGACGCATCTCGGCCTCAGGCCTGCGGGGAAGACGCTGGGCGAGCTTTTGCAATCGTCGGTTGCGCAATGGCGCCAAGGCCGCCGACAGTCGCCGCGCGCGAGCCTCGGCGACGATTTACTTCGTTGA
- a CDS encoding IS630 family transposase, translated as MEKENARKQTLEQLHERRKQVVRLHKRGVKIMQIVDMTGLSYPPVRAAIDLYEAGGWSAIRPTRRGRARGDGRVLSQAQEETIQRLIIDTRPEQLKMDFHLWSRAAVMQLIEQEFDIKLQVRSVGKYLTRWGFTPQKPIKRAYEQSPAAVQAWLEGEYPAIEQRARAEGGEIHWGDETALVNTDVRGRSFAPAGKTPVAMAVGGTRQKLSMIATVTNQGKTRWMIIDEAFDADKLIEFLQALIQDAGRKVFLILDNLRVHHSKLVKAWVALHHAQIELFYLPSYSPQLNPEERLNADLKQEMGKRVPVRTKAKLREAANDHMARLEQNPQRVMSYFQDRHVRYAA; from the coding sequence ATGGAAAAAGAAAACGCAAGAAAGCAAACACTCGAGCAACTTCACGAGCGGCGCAAGCAAGTCGTGAGGTTGCACAAGCGGGGCGTCAAGATCATGCAGATCGTGGACATGACGGGGCTGAGTTACCCGCCGGTTCGAGCGGCCATCGACTTGTACGAGGCCGGCGGCTGGAGCGCCATCCGACCGACTCGGCGGGGACGCGCCAGAGGCGACGGTCGGGTGCTCAGTCAAGCGCAAGAAGAGACGATCCAGCGCCTGATCATTGACACGCGTCCCGAGCAACTCAAGATGGACTTTCACCTGTGGAGCCGCGCTGCAGTGATGCAGCTCATTGAACAGGAGTTCGACATCAAACTGCAGGTGCGCAGCGTTGGAAAGTACCTCACCCGCTGGGGCTTTACGCCGCAAAAGCCCATCAAGCGAGCCTATGAGCAAAGCCCTGCGGCGGTGCAGGCTTGGCTGGAGGGGGAATACCCCGCCATTGAGCAGCGCGCCAGGGCTGAGGGCGGGGAAATTCACTGGGGAGACGAAACCGCGCTGGTCAACACGGACGTGCGCGGCAGAAGCTTTGCCCCTGCGGGCAAAACCCCCGTGGCGATGGCGGTGGGCGGCACGCGCCAGAAGCTCTCGATGATCGCCACGGTGACCAACCAGGGCAAGACCCGCTGGATGATCATCGACGAGGCGTTTGATGCCGACAAGTTGATTGAGTTCTTGCAGGCGTTGATCCAGGATGCGGGCAGGAAGGTGTTCCTGATTCTGGACAACCTGAGGGTGCATCACAGCAAGTTGGTGAAGGCGTGGGTGGCCTTGCATCACGCTCAGATCGAGCTGTTTTACCTGCCCAGCTACAGCCCCCAACTCAACCCTGAGGAGAGGCTCAACGCCGATCTCAAACAGGAAATGGGCAAACGCGTGCCGGTGCGAACCAAGGCCAAGTTACGCGAAGCTGCCAACGACCACATGGCGAGGCTGGAACAAAACCCGCAGCGTGTGATGAGCTACTTCCAGGACCGGCATGTTCGCTACGCAGCTTAA
- a CDS encoding carboxymuconolactone decarboxylase family protein, protein MLETAKARLEFVPTMYANMVNSPGLLETYLLGYERFREHGGFTPAEQEVVFLTISRFHGCTYCMAAHSRIAERLSKVPAAVLQAVRTGTAIPAAKLAALSAFAHIMVESRGSPTRAHLQAFRVAGYSDRHALEIVLALAVKTLLLRPCEVLSCVANMPVLEVAHHTLRVLFQPRHVVVGSFA, encoded by the coding sequence ATGCTCGAAACCGCCAAGGCGCGCTTAGAGTTCGTCCCGACGATGTATGCCAATATGGTCAATTCCCCGGGGCTGCTCGAAACGTATCTCCTTGGCTACGAGCGTTTCCGCGAACATGGCGGCTTCACCCCAGCCGAACAAGAGGTTGTGTTCCTCACCATCAGCCGCTTCCATGGGTGCACTTACTGCATGGCGGCGCACAGCAGGATTGCGGAAAGGCTGTCCAAGGTCCCGGCCGCCGTCCTCCAAGCCGTGCGCACGGGTACCGCCATTCCCGCTGCCAAACTGGCGGCGCTGTCAGCATTTGCGCACATCATGGTTGAAAGCCGCGGCAGCCCGACCCGCGCGCATTTGCAAGCCTTTCGTGTTGCGGGCTACTCCGATCGTCATGCCTTGGAAATCGTGCTTGCCTTGGCGGTGAAGACCCTATTGCTCCGGCCCTGTGAAGTATTAAGCTGCGTAGCGAACATGCCGGTCCTGGAAGTAGCTCATCACACGCTGCGGGTTTTGTTCCAGCCTCGCCATGTGGTCGTTGGCAGCTTCGCGTAA